A region of the Deinococcus psychrotolerans genome:
GCATGCTCCTGAGTCATGATGACGGCGACCTCTCGGCAGAGCAGGACGAACAGTTAAGACTGCTGCGTTCTTCCGCCGAGGAATTGCTGGTCATGGTCAACGATCTGCTCGACCTGACCAAAGCCGAGACCGGCGGCCGCGAACTGACCCTGGAGCCCCTCGATCTGAGTCAGGTTCTCGGCACCCTGCGTGCCCTCTTCCAGCCCCTCGTCACGCCGTCCGGCCCGCAACTGATCGTTGAGGAACCTCTAACTTCGACGGTGCTGTACACCGACGCCAGCAAATTGCATCAGATCCTCCGCAATTTCATCTCGAACGCACTGAAATTCACCCGGTCCGGCGAGGTGCGCGTTTCGACCCGGCGGCTGGAAGAAGACAGCTGGATCGAATTCTCGGTGCAGGACAGCGGTTCAGGTATCGTCCCTGAAGACCAGGCGAGGCTCTTTCAGGAATTCTCTCAGGTTGGAGTTCCCGCCTTGCGGACCAGTGAGGGCAGCGGGCTTGGGCTGTCACTCGCCAGTCGCATGGCTACCCTGCTCGGAGGCCGGGTGGGGATGGAAAGCGTCCTGAACCAAGGGTCACGCTTCTGGGCAGTGCTGCCGGTCAATTCCGGAACCGAATGTCCGGCCGGCGCGGCACCCTCGTCAGCGACTCCACCGCTCTCTTCAGCTGACCTGGGAGAGCTGAGATGACCGGCGCTTTGGCACGCATTCTGGTGGTGGACGACAACGATTCAGGCCGATACGTCACGGTTCACACCCTCAAACGGGCAGGGTATCTGGTCAGTGAGGCCCGCAGCGGGGCTGAAGCGCTCAGTCTCCTTGTCAACACCAGAGCCGGTATGGAGCATGTCGACGGTGCAGATCAGATGGACTTTGAGAGACCGGACCTGATCGTTCTCGATATCAATATGCCCGATATGGACGGCTTCGAGGTTTGCCGCCGCATCAAGGCTGACGTTGGCTCCGCCCAAATCCCGGTTCTGATGGCCTCGGCTTCCTACCTGACGGCGGAGAACACCGCGTATGGTCTGGATCTCGGGGCGGACGCGTACCTAGCTCATCCTATCGAGCCGTCGGTGCTCATCGCCACGCTCCGGGCGCTGCTGCGGGTGCGGGCGGCCGAAGCGGAGGTGCGGCAACTCAACCTGACATTGGAGCGCCGGGTTCTGGAGCGTACCGGGGAACTTCAGCGGCTCAGCGAGGAATTGCAGGTACAGGTCAGGGAACTCGAAGAACGAAACACCGAAGCCAAGGTGCTCAGCGAGATGAGCGAGATGCTCCAGGCGTGCTTCAGCTTCAGCGAAATCGAGCAGGTCGTCGCTCTGCACGTCGCCCTCCTGTTCCCTGGCGTACCGGGGAAGCTGTACTCGTACGGCGCTTCCAAGGATGGCCTCGAGGAACTCGTCGCCTGGAACGGCAAGTCCACGAGCACGTCTCTGTTCGGGCCGGAGGAATGCTGGGGATTGAGACGCGGCCGGCTGTTCGCCTCGGTGGAGGGCGAACTGAACTGCCATCACCACCAGACCACCGGATCGACCCTGTGCGTTCCGATGCTCGCGCAGGGCGATACGGTCGGGCTGCTGTACCTCGAAAGGGAGACGGCATTCCCGCAACGGCAGCAGCGTCTGGCGCAGACGGTCGCGGACATGGTGGCGCTCGCGATGGTCAACCTGCGTCTCCGCGAGACGCTTCGGCAGCAGTCGATCAGAGATCCGTTGACCGGGCTGTTCAACAGGCGCTACTTGGAAGAGACCTTTGAGCGCGAGTTGCGCCGCTCCGAGCGCAAAGGTGAGGCGATCGGGCTGATCATGCTGGACGTCGACCGGTTCAAGGTGTTCAACGACACGCATGGACATGAGGCGGGCGACGTGCTGCTCAAAGCGTTGGGTGGGGTGCTCCGCGAGAGCGTGCGGGCAGAGGACGTCGCTTGCCGGTACGGAGGTGAGGAATTTACGTTGCTGCTGCCCGGGGCCAATCAGCAGCAGACATTCGACCGTGCTGAGCAGATCCGGGAAGCGATTGTCCGGTTAAAGGTCACGAATCAGGGCAAGGTTCTGGAGGGTGTGAGCGCCTCGCTGGGGGTAGCGACGTTCCCGCAACATGGGAGAGAACTGGCGGTGCTGGTGCGGGCCGCAGACCTGGCGCTGTACCGGGCGAAGCGCGAGGGCCGCAACCGCGTTGTGAACGCTGAGTAGTCGGTCTCGGCATGTTGAGCGGTTGTGTTGCCTTAACTACAATGCCAGTAAGTTAAGAAGGGAGAGGGGCACTGGCACGTACTTCCCTTGGATAGCGGGTCATCTTGATTTTGACGACTCGAGGGTACGAGCGAGGTCGTCTTGCTGGAAGTACGAGCAACGCGATGTCACTGGTCAGTTGTTCCAGATACTGTGGTAAACGACCTACGCTCACCACCCACGCGCTGAGCCACAACGTCCGGATCAGCAGCAGACTGGTCCGGTACGAAATTCGTAAAGGACTGACCTCCAGGTGATCGGCCACCCGGGCCATGTCCAGACGCACCAGGTTGTACACCACGGCCAGCGCGAACAGTTCCTGCCGAATGCGGTCTGGTGTCTGGGAGCGCAACGCCTCCAATCGCTCCAGAGTATGCATATGGAGCTCGTCAAATCCAGTTTCGAGTTCCCAGCGCTGGTGGTAGAGCTCAATGATTTCAGCCGCTGGGTAGCGCTCGGCGTCCAACATCGACGTCAGCAGCCACTGTGGCTTGAAGCCCGGAAACTGGTAGCAGATGACGCGGATCCGCATGCTGCGGGGCAAGGTAGGGTCAGACCTGCGCGCAGGTCTGCGAAAGGGAACTTCAGCGATAACCTCATTCGATCCCAGGATTTCCAACACCGTCCACACCGGGTTGCTTTTAGCTCGTACGAGCCAGTGCCGCTCTTCGCCCCGCTGCTGATGGCGGTAAAACCGCCTGTAGTCCAAGAGCCCCCGGTCGACTATCAGCACACAGTGGTCGGGCAGGTGTTCATCGAAGCCGCTGGAGAGCGATTCCTCGCTCTCCGTGTACGCGCTGACCTTCAGATCCAGCAGGAAATGCGACCCGAGCGCCATCAGACCAACGACCCTCGCTTGCGGATATGCACTCTCGCGGTGTGCACCACTCGAAGGCAGAGTGAAATGCGCGCGATTCTCGTCACTGTCCGGTACCCGGAGAGTCGTGCCATCAATGCCGAGTACCGCCCGGTTGGCGTCAAGCTGCTCGCGACCATGACGAGTGAAAACAGCATCGAACAGGTGTTTGAGGGGGCGATTTCCAGTCGTCGCGTGCCTGTACCAGGCCCGCCGAACTGATCGTCGTCTTCCCGGTGTGATCAGGGAGGATCAGATGCAAATGGTCACACACCACCTGAATTGACCGGTCACGCAAGAGCGCCATGCCAAGCATCAGCCTACGGCCCGTTCTGCGGGGAGCTTTCGGCGACGAACTGAAGCGTTCCCCGTAGCCTCAAGGGCTTGCGTCACCAACGTAGCATTGAGGCTCGTCGCGAAGGTGGCGAGATGATCGAGTGGCTGATTGCGGGCCGTGGTCAGGAATGCGGTGCCAAGATTCATCCTTCATCTTGATACCATCGTCAGTCCGCCCAAACCCCTTAACTTACTGGCATTGGGCTTAAGACAACACAACTGCTCTCACTCAGCGTCAAAATAACTTGAAACCTTCCTGACTACTGAGAAGATAAACACGGGGGGGGAATTTAGTCACATCTCCGAATGTTGTTCCATTGACCAGCCCCTGTTCGACTTTGCGGTGGCCTTGAGAAGAACTTTTGTTCTCGCTTATCATTCGCGCCGCTCTGCCACGCTCAGAACGGTAGGATCCATGTCCACGACCATCCCACCCGCTCTCGCCCGCTCCGCAGCGAAAACCATCAGATGGCTTTCCAGCGTTTCCTGTGGCCCACTCAGAATCAAGCCAGGATCGTTCCGTCTTATTGCGGTCAGAAACGCCGCCATCAGCCCATCGTCGCCGCCGCCGTGCCCTGAGAGGATGCTGCCGTCTGAGGCAATATCGGTGTCCAGCACTGAGGTTTCGCCTGTTAGGAAATCATAGATCTCAATCTTTTGGCTGTCGCCGTAAAGTTCACCCTTCGTGCCAAAAATTCGGGTTTCGCGCCCCCGTGCGCGGGTGAAGGCGGTCATGGTGAAGCTGGCCGTCACACCGCCCTTGAACTCGAAGTTGACCACCTGATGATCGACCACGTCGTTGTCGCAGGCGTAGACACACCGCCCATAGGGGCCGTCCCGCAGGGCTGCTGTCACGCCTTCATAGGTGATGTCAGAGGTGATGACATTGAGCGGCCATTCAGTGTTTCCGGCCTCCAGTTGGCCCAGGTAGTAGCGCTTGGCCGAGTAAGGGCAGGCGTTTTCGATCTCCGGCGGGCAGTCCACACAACGGTCCGCCGCGCCCGCTGGTTGTTCCTCGCGGCGAAAGTGCTTGAGGCTGCCGAAGGACGACACGCGCTGACAGGGCAAGCCCACCACGTAGCGCAGCCAGTCCAGATCGTGACACGCCTTGGACAGCAGCATCGGACTGCTCTGCTCGGTATTTCGCCAGTGGCCACGCACGAATGAGTGCGCCTGGTGCCAGTAGCCGACGGGTTCCAGATGCTCCACGCTGACGATCTCACCGATGGTTCCGGCGTTGAGCACCGCCTTCAGTGCCTGGGTGTAGGCGGTGTAGCGCAGGACGTGGCAGACCCCTAGCATGACGCCGTGTTGCTCGGCAGCAGCAATGATGCGGCGGCAGCCCTCCTCGTCGGGGGCCATCGGTTTTTCCAGCAGCAGGTGATAGCCGAGGGCGGCGGCGGCTTCCACCGGGGCGACATGATCGGCGTCCTGGGTGGTGATCACGGCCACGTCAGCGAGTTTCGGCTGCTTCAGCGCCTCGCGCCAGTCGGTAAAAACCCGTTCGGGCGGTAGATTATGCAGCTTAGCGAAGTCAGCACGGCGTCTAGCATCTGGCTCAGCCACTGCCACCACTATCCCTTCCTCTGAATGGCCGAGTGTGTATTCGGCGTAGATCCGGCCCCGGCTGCCTGCACCCAGAATCAGCAGCGTGACCGGTTGTGTGGCTGGCCCACTCATACGCCCACCGATTCGCGCAGGTAGCTGGGGAGGTCGGCTTGCTCCACTTCCACCAGTTCGGCGAACATGGCGCGAATCTCGTCTAGTGAACAGACAGCGGCGGTCAGGGGGTCAAGCATCAGCGCCTGCACGGCCAGGTCGTGGTTTTCTTGAATGACCGAGTCGGCCAGCAGGCTGTGAACGGCCATGTGCGAACGGTTCAGCGCGGCCAGCGCTTCAGGCAGGCGTCCGTACGGCTGTGGATGAATACCCTGCGCGTCTACCGTACAGCCTACCTCCACTACGCCGTCCTGGGACAAATTGTCGATCAGTCGGGTGTTTGGCAGATTGCAGGTGATCTGCTGCGGGCGGTCGAGCACCATGCCTTCGATGATGTTAGAGGCAAATTCCGGACTACGAGTCATATCGATAGCGGTTTCTCCAGCCTTCTCGCGGGCGATCAGATCGGCCACCTGGGCCTGATGCTCATCGCGCCAGCGGGGCCAGTTGTGGGCGTAGAAGCCACTCTCGCCCTTGTATTCGGGCCGAGTAAACTGCGCCAACAGATCGGGGCGTTTGCGGAAATACGGCACGTACTCCGAGAAATGCCCGCTGGACTCGGTGGGAAAGGCCCCGAAATGCTTGAGCATCTCGAAACGGATGATGTCCTGCTCGTAGATTTCCGGTTTCAGCATCGCCGCCCGAAGTTTAGGCATCACATCCTGGCCCTTCCAGCCCAGCTCGGTAAACCACGACAGGTGATTGACCCCGGCGCAGCGGTAGGTCAGCTCGGCGGCGGGCAGGTTCAGGTATCCGGCCAACTCGGCCAGCGTGTTCTGAATGGAGTGGCACAGCCCATAGACCTTGAGACTGGAAGCCCGCACCGAGAGCAGCACCAAAGCGCTCATCGGGTTGGTGTAACTCATGACCACCGCCTGTGGAGCCAGCCGCTCGATGTCGCGCAGAATGCCCAGCCAGGCGGGGGCCGTCCGCAGGAACTTCATCACGCCGCCGGGGCCGGTGGTGTCGCCGATACACTGATCCACGCCGTAGTTCATGGGAATGTCATAGTCGTGCCGGACATTGCCCAACCCCGAAACCTCGATGGTATTGATAACGAAATCGGTGCCGGGCAGGAGTTCCAGGCGGTTTGTGGATGACGTGACCGTGAACAGCTTGCCACTGCGCTTTACCGTCAGTTCAGCGAGTTCATGGCCCTGCTCGAGCCGCACCGGGTCAATGTCGATTAAAGCGAACTCACCCGTGTCCAGGCCGTCAATGGCGAGAACGTCGGTGATCATCTGCTGGGCGAAGACGGCGCTTCCGGCACCGATAATAGCAATTTTGGTCATGCAGCACAGCTCCAGAGGGGAAAGATCAGCTCAGCTCACCACGAGCCAAAGCGGGCGAGAGGTTCGGCAAGGTTGACGTCCAGATCAGTGAGAATGACGTTCAGGTGCAACTTGGACGCGGTTTTTTTGTGCGCCGCTGTGACGAAGCTCGCAGGCTCGTATTCCACGATGTAAATGGCCTTGCCCGCATCTGCAAAGGGCTTGAGTAGCCCACATTCGCCCATGCTCAGGCATTCCTCGTTAAGTGCGCCGTCATAGGTGCTGACCAGTGTCGACGCCTGATTCAAATCGTTTTTGAGCAGCGCAGCGAGGCCGAAGCCGTGGGCTGTGTCCACCGTCCAGCGGTTGTAGACAAGCTGATCGGCGGCGCTGATGGCGTTTTCCCGTGTGCCTGC
Encoded here:
- a CDS encoding diguanylate cyclase; its protein translation is MTGALARILVVDDNDSGRYVTVHTLKRAGYLVSEARSGAEALSLLVNTRAGMEHVDGADQMDFERPDLIVLDINMPDMDGFEVCRRIKADVGSAQIPVLMASASYLTAENTAYGLDLGADAYLAHPIEPSVLIATLRALLRVRAAEAEVRQLNLTLERRVLERTGELQRLSEELQVQVRELEERNTEAKVLSEMSEMLQACFSFSEIEQVVALHVALLFPGVPGKLYSYGASKDGLEELVAWNGKSTSTSLFGPEECWGLRRGRLFASVEGELNCHHHQTTGSTLCVPMLAQGDTVGLLYLERETAFPQRQQRLAQTVADMVALAMVNLRLRETLRQQSIRDPLTGLFNRRYLEETFERELRRSERKGEAIGLIMLDVDRFKVFNDTHGHEAGDVLLKALGGVLRESVRAEDVACRYGGEEFTLLLPGANQQQTFDRAEQIREAIVRLKVTNQGKVLEGVSASLGVATFPQHGRELAVLVRAADLALYRAKREGRNRVVNAE
- a CDS encoding IS4 family transposase; the protein is MITPGRRRSVRRAWYRHATTGNRPLKHLFDAVFTRHGREQLDANRAVLGIDGTTLRVPDSDENRAHFTLPSSGAHRESAYPQARVVGLMALGSHFLLDLKVSAYTESEESLSSGFDEHLPDHCVLIVDRGLLDYRRFYRHQQRGEERHWLVRAKSNPVWTVLEILGSNEVIAEVPFRRPARRSDPTLPRSMRIRVICYQFPGFKPQWLLTSMLDAERYPAAEIIELYHQRWELETGFDELHMHTLERLEALRSQTPDRIRQELFALAVVYNLVRLDMARVADHLEVSPLRISYRTSLLLIRTLWLSAWVVSVGRLPQYLEQLTSDIALLVLPARRPRSYPRVVKIKMTRYPREVRASAPLPS
- a CDS encoding Gfo/Idh/MocA family protein is translated as MSGPATQPVTLLILGAGSRGRIYAEYTLGHSEEGIVVAVAEPDARRRADFAKLHNLPPERVFTDWREALKQPKLADVAVITTQDADHVAPVEAAAALGYHLLLEKPMAPDEEGCRRIIAAAEQHGVMLGVCHVLRYTAYTQALKAVLNAGTIGEIVSVEHLEPVGYWHQAHSFVRGHWRNTEQSSPMLLSKACHDLDWLRYVVGLPCQRVSSFGSLKHFRREEQPAGAADRCVDCPPEIENACPYSAKRYYLGQLEAGNTEWPLNVITSDITYEGVTAALRDGPYGRCVYACDNDVVDHQVVNFEFKGGVTASFTMTAFTRARGRETRIFGTKGELYGDSQKIEIYDFLTGETSVLDTDIASDGSILSGHGGGDDGLMAAFLTAIRRNDPGLILSGPQETLESHLMVFAAERARAGGMVVDMDPTVLSVAERRE
- a CDS encoding transposase domain-containing protein; this encodes MNLGTAFLTTARNQPLDHLATFATSLNATLVTQALEATGNASVRRRKLPAERAVG
- a CDS encoding alpha-glucosidase/alpha-galactosidase; translated protein: MTKIAIIGAGSAVFAQQMITDVLAIDGLDTGEFALIDIDPVRLEQGHELAELTVKRSGKLFTVTSSTNRLELLPGTDFVINTIEVSGLGNVRHDYDIPMNYGVDQCIGDTTGPGGVMKFLRTAPAWLGILRDIERLAPQAVVMSYTNPMSALVLLSVRASSLKVYGLCHSIQNTLAELAGYLNLPAAELTYRCAGVNHLSWFTELGWKGQDVMPKLRAAMLKPEIYEQDIIRFEMLKHFGAFPTESSGHFSEYVPYFRKRPDLLAQFTRPEYKGESGFYAHNWPRWRDEHQAQVADLIAREKAGETAIDMTRSPEFASNIIEGMVLDRPQQITCNLPNTRLIDNLSQDGVVEVGCTVDAQGIHPQPYGRLPEALAALNRSHMAVHSLLADSVIQENHDLAVQALMLDPLTAAVCSLDEIRAMFAELVEVEQADLPSYLRESVGV